A single Capricornis sumatraensis isolate serow.1 chromosome 20, serow.2, whole genome shotgun sequence DNA region contains:
- the LOC138097053 gene encoding uncharacterized protein, with translation MLPLSTIEAQEPEEVQTKPPKKGGFFSKKKPDVLPKKSKKMKGTVSFRVLPFCPVVPWTSSEPALPGPPGQAVSKPARSSPDVETEPGAGRRSRGRSSEGSGREGRACRVMMLPLSTIEDKETEEVQTKPPEKGALLSENPDEPKKKPRGMKGRLSFKVLPFCPIPSVCFSYYLEPDDAEPEPEPEPEPEPEPEPQVAPDASKSDPNCSFVPLPVLEFREVKVCECPLCCLSFVTAS, from the exons ATGCTGCCTCTGAGCACCATCGAGGCCCAGGAGCCCGAGGAGGTGCAGACCAAGCCGCCGAAGAAAGGAG GCTTCTTTTCTAAGAAGAAGCCTGATGTTCTGCCGAagaagtccaagaaaatgaagGGAACGGTGTCCTTCAGAGTCCTGCCGTTCTGCCCCGTG GTGCCCTGGACTTCTTCGGAGCCAGCCCTGCCCGGGCCCCCAGGACAAGCGGTGAGCAAGCCGGCGCGCTCCAGCCCAGACGTCGAGACCGAGCCCGGGGCCGGACGTCGCTCCCGCGGCCGCAGCTCCGAAGGGTCGGGCCGTGAAG GGAGGGCCTGCCGCGTCATGATGCTGCCTCTGAGCACCATCGAGGACAAGGAAACCGAGGAGGTGCAGACCAAGCCTCCGGAGAAAGGAG CCCTGCTTTCTGAGAACCCTGATGAGCCTAAGAAGAAGCCCAGAGGAATGAAGGGAAGACTGTCCTTCAAAGTCCTGCCGTTCTGTCCCATA ccgaGTGTCTGCTTCAGCTATTACCTGGAGCCGGATGACGCTGAGCCCGAGCCCGAGCCCGAGCCCGAGCCCGAGCCCGAGCCCGAGCCCCAGGTGGCTCCTGACGCTTCGAAATCGGACCCGAACTGCAGCTTCGTCCCTCTGCCTGTGCTGGAGTTCCGCGAGGTCAAGGTGTGCGAGTGCCCCCTGTGCTGCCTCAGCTTCGTCACTGCTTCCTAG